A single window of Halotalea alkalilenta DNA harbors:
- a CDS encoding ATP-binding protein — protein sequence MDPTQPPLSLSTPSQNLIRLTIMRGITWTGFLIAVITGIELLDFKLDVLLVISTILSMAAFNVATWWRLGRNRPVTAREYTYHLLIEIAGLTLVFYLTGGATNPVVTYLLVPVTIAAATLRWRDALLIASVAVLAYLLLMFFYLPVPELSREVRGLPFNLHIIGMGLNFLLCTVLVTFFISKMALALRRRDLTLSRTREAALRNEQVIAVASQAAGTAHELGTPLSTIAVVLSEMRAELKEHPALLQDIDLIKRQVETCKAHLRALAASAERKADGIEQLDAAAWFGAVINRWLVMRHDVSYHFEVEKGRPPQIEVDTTLDQAVMNLLNNAADANPDNIELRLYWDDERVYFEIRDYGPGVPLEIADQLGETFVSTKSKGMGIGLFLTHSTLDRFGGGVSLYNHHGGGTLTEVSLPIAGGIQ from the coding sequence ATGGATCCCACCCAGCCCCCGCTGTCACTGTCGACACCGAGCCAGAACCTGATTCGCCTGACGATCATGCGCGGGATCACCTGGACGGGCTTTTTGATCGCGGTGATCACCGGGATCGAACTGTTGGACTTCAAGCTCGACGTACTGCTGGTGATCTCGACGATTCTCTCGATGGCGGCGTTCAATGTCGCCACCTGGTGGCGCCTGGGCCGCAATCGTCCAGTCACCGCGCGCGAGTACACCTACCACCTGCTGATCGAGATCGCGGGCCTCACCCTGGTGTTCTATCTCACCGGCGGTGCGACCAACCCAGTCGTCACCTACCTGCTGGTGCCGGTCACCATCGCCGCCGCCACCCTGCGCTGGCGCGATGCCCTGCTGATCGCAAGCGTCGCGGTGCTCGCCTACCTGCTGTTGATGTTCTTCTATCTGCCGGTACCGGAGCTCTCCCGCGAGGTGCGCGGGCTGCCGTTCAACCTGCATATCATCGGCATGGGCCTCAACTTCCTGCTCTGCACGGTGCTGGTGACCTTCTTCATCTCGAAGATGGCGCTGGCGCTGCGCCGACGCGACCTGACGCTGTCGCGTACCCGCGAAGCCGCACTGCGCAACGAGCAGGTGATCGCGGTAGCCAGCCAGGCGGCGGGCACGGCCCATGAACTCGGTACTCCGCTGTCGACCATTGCGGTGGTGCTCAGCGAGATGCGCGCGGAGCTCAAGGAGCACCCCGCCCTGCTGCAGGACATCGACCTGATCAAGCGCCAGGTCGAGACCTGCAAGGCGCATCTGCGCGCGCTCGCCGCCAGCGCCGAACGCAAGGCCGACGGCATCGAGCAACTCGATGCCGCGGCCTGGTTCGGAGCAGTGATAAACCGCTGGCTGGTGATGCGCCATGACGTCAGCTACCACTTCGAGGTGGAAAAAGGGCGGCCACCGCAGATCGAGGTCGACACCACGCTCGACCAAGCGGTGATGAACCTGCTCAACAATGCCGCCGACGCCAATCCCGACAACATCGAGCTGCGCCTCTACTGGGACGACGAGCGGGTGTACTTCGAGATTCGCGACTACGGCCCTGGCGTACCGCTGGAGATCGCCGACCAACTCGGCGAGACCTTCGTTTCGACCAAGTCCAAGGGCATGGGGATCGGACTGTTTCTGACCCACTCGACCCTCGATCGTTTTGGCGGCGGCGTGAGCCTGTACAATCACCACGGAGGCGGCACCCTCACAGAGGTGAGCCTGCCCATCGCCGGTGGCATCCAGTAG
- a CDS encoding response regulator transcription factor, producing MDQPITFLIVDDDELFCQVMERAMKRRGFEVMVAQTATDAMQLAHRHAPDYATVDLKLEESSGLKLLPELLSINPNCKAVILTGYSSISTAVEAIKLGATNYLCKPVDADEVLHALHHTSPDPDTEIAEHPPSVNRLTWEHIQRVLHEHDGNISATARSLGMHRRTLQRKLQKRPVKR from the coding sequence ATGGATCAGCCGATCACCTTTCTGATCGTCGACGACGACGAACTCTTCTGCCAAGTAATGGAGCGAGCGATGAAGCGCCGCGGTTTCGAGGTGATGGTCGCCCAGACCGCCACCGACGCGATGCAGCTCGCCCATCGACACGCCCCGGACTATGCCACCGTCGACTTGAAGCTCGAAGAGAGCTCGGGGCTCAAGCTGCTGCCCGAACTGCTCTCGATCAACCCGAACTGCAAGGCGGTGATTCTGACCGGATACTCGAGCATCTCGACCGCGGTCGAGGCGATCAAGCTCGGTGCCACCAACTACCTGTGCAAGCCGGTGGATGCCGACGAGGTACTGCACGCGCTGCACCACACCTCCCCGGATCCGGACACCGAGATCGCCGAGCACCCGCCCTCGGTCAATCGCCTGACCTGGGAACACATCCAACGCGTGCTCCATGAACACGACGGCAACATCTCGGCCACAGCGCGCAGCCTCGGCATGCATCGCCGCACCCTGCAACGCAAGCTGCAGAAACGCCCCGTCAAACGCTGA
- a CDS encoding inositol monophosphatase family protein, producing the protein MSSSLRLEERLDFTLALARQAGETIVAARREASFAKSLKRGVELVTDTDVAVDRQIAAALDQRFPNESRLTEELTPDSRQVDLEAALWIVDPIDGTVNFAHGHHHVAVSIAWALDGEIQLGVVHAPFLDETFSAIRGRGAWLNGAPIAASSADAFDEALIATGFSYTRADRAKQVARLARVLDAGRDVRRNGSAALDLCGVACGRLDAYYESVSPWDFAAGRLIAAEAGALIGHLGPVPAGIPAELHGEDLICCAPKLEAQLRALLAQADRDFAAA; encoded by the coding sequence ATGTCATCATCATTGAGGCTCGAAGAGCGTCTCGACTTCACCCTCGCCCTCGCCCGCCAGGCCGGCGAAACGATCGTCGCCGCCCGCCGCGAGGCAAGCTTCGCCAAGAGCCTCAAACGCGGCGTGGAGCTCGTCACCGACACCGATGTGGCGGTCGACCGGCAGATCGCCGCGGCGCTCGACCAACGCTTCCCCAATGAGAGCCGACTGACCGAGGAGCTGACCCCGGACTCCCGCCAGGTCGATCTCGAGGCGGCGCTTTGGATCGTCGACCCCATCGACGGCACGGTGAACTTCGCCCACGGCCACCACCACGTCGCGGTGTCGATCGCCTGGGCGCTGGATGGCGAGATCCAGCTCGGCGTGGTCCACGCGCCCTTCCTCGATGAAACCTTCAGCGCAATCCGCGGCCGAGGGGCATGGCTCAACGGCGCACCGATCGCTGCCAGCTCCGCCGACGCCTTCGATGAAGCACTCATCGCCACCGGTTTTTCCTATACCCGCGCAGACAGGGCTAAGCAGGTGGCACGCCTTGCGCGCGTACTCGACGCCGGACGCGACGTGCGGCGCAACGGCTCGGCGGCGCTGGATCTGTGCGGTGTCGCCTGTGGCCGCCTTGACGCCTACTACGAAAGCGTCTCGCCCTGGGACTTCGCCGCCGGTCGGCTGATCGCCGCAGAGGCCGGTGCCTTGATCGGCCATCTCGGCCCGGTGCCGGCAGGCATTCCCGCCGAACTGCATGGCGAGGACCTGATCTGCTGCGCACCAAAGCTCGAGGCGCAACTGCGTGCGCTGCTGGCGCAGGCCGATCGCGACTTCGCCGCGGCCTGA
- a CDS encoding acetyltransferase yields the protein MPRIDRLTAPLRGAVSALLLCLTTLFWGVPLCLLAAAKPLALSPALRRAVTHGLDETAQRWLSTNLVWIRWWLNPRIEATIPAGVSIDAWWLVISNHRSWTDIFVLQHALCRRLSPPRFLVKRELRWLPIVGLAFWAMEFPLLRRSRDASERDLRQMQRMCELAQRSPTTFYVFAEGTRFTRAKHDAQRSPHAHLLKPRAGGCAQVAALLGDRLAGVLDATLVYRTRQGEPLRVGFWDFLCGRTPPIELHIQQRALPEWTRHGDYLNDEHYRKRFQAWINSLWQEKDHLLASRSRISGIG from the coding sequence ATGCCGCGCATCGACCGCCTGACCGCGCCCTTGAGGGGCGCGGTCAGTGCGCTTCTTCTGTGCCTCACCACCCTCTTCTGGGGCGTGCCGCTGTGCCTGCTCGCGGCGGCGAAGCCGCTGGCATTGAGCCCCGCGCTGCGCCGGGCGGTCACCCACGGCCTCGATGAAACCGCTCAGCGCTGGCTCTCGACCAACCTCGTCTGGATACGCTGGTGGCTCAACCCGCGGATCGAGGCGACGATTCCAGCGGGAGTCTCGATCGACGCCTGGTGGCTGGTGATCAGCAACCATCGCAGCTGGACCGATATCTTCGTGCTCCAGCACGCGCTGTGCCGACGGCTTTCACCGCCGCGCTTTCTGGTCAAGCGCGAGCTGCGCTGGCTCCCCATCGTTGGCCTTGCATTCTGGGCGATGGAGTTCCCACTGCTGCGCCGCAGCCGGGACGCTTCCGAGCGAGACCTGCGACAGATGCAAAGGATGTGCGAGCTCGCCCAGCGCTCTCCGACGACGTTCTACGTCTTCGCCGAAGGCACTCGCTTCACCCGGGCCAAGCATGACGCCCAGCGAAGCCCCCATGCCCACCTGCTCAAACCCCGGGCGGGTGGCTGCGCCCAGGTGGCCGCGCTGCTCGGTGACCGACTTGCCGGCGTCCTCGATGCCACGCTGGTCTATCGTACGAGGCAAGGGGAGCCTCTACGGGTCGGCTTCTGGGACTTTCTTTGCGGGCGCACCCCACCGATCGAGCTTCACATCCAGCAGCGAGCGCTGCCCGAGTGGACGCGCCACGGTGACTATCTCAACGACGAGCACTACAGGAAACGCTTCCAAGCATGGATCAACTCGCTTTGGCAGGAAAAGGATCACCTGCTCGCGTCGCGCTCCCGCATCTCGGGTATTGGCTGA
- a CDS encoding M23 family metallopeptidase, with translation MDQLALAGKGSPARVALPHLGYWLTLLLVVLIAGCASSGGGSAGSGGGWYVVQRGDTLHGIANRAGVPLLRVQRFNPTISPDRLEVGQRLRLPDGEERAPGSGSYQYRVRAGDTFTALANLFSTSAGAIQQANPGLSPSQLPVGRLISIPRTTTSSGGVDINRQRAIAASRAAPAAPLPRGVGNWPWPLRDAQVSREFGADGRGSLQPMLLTAGSDLDAKAVYPGTVRFAEEMRQLGRVVIIHHANDLQTVYAQCASLEVSVGAQVAPGTPVCRLARDPSTQRAELLFDVRNAGKPVDPRRLLR, from the coding sequence ATGGATCAACTCGCTTTGGCAGGAAAAGGATCACCTGCTCGCGTCGCGCTCCCGCATCTCGGGTATTGGCTGACCCTGCTGCTGGTCGTGCTGATCGCCGGTTGTGCCAGCAGCGGCGGCGGTAGCGCCGGCAGCGGTGGTGGCTGGTACGTAGTGCAACGGGGCGATACGCTGCACGGCATCGCCAATCGCGCGGGCGTGCCGCTTTTGAGGGTGCAACGCTTCAACCCGACGATCTCTCCGGACCGCCTGGAGGTTGGACAGCGCCTGCGCCTGCCCGATGGAGAGGAGCGCGCCCCCGGCAGCGGCAGCTATCAATATCGCGTCCGTGCGGGCGACACCTTCACTGCGCTTGCGAACCTCTTCTCCACCAGCGCCGGCGCGATCCAGCAGGCCAACCCCGGGCTCTCCCCCAGCCAGTTGCCGGTCGGCCGGTTGATCTCGATTCCTCGCACCACCACCTCCTCCGGCGGCGTCGACATCAACCGCCAGCGGGCGATCGCCGCCAGCCGGGCCGCGCCCGCCGCACCGCTGCCGCGGGGCGTAGGCAATTGGCCTTGGCCGCTGCGCGACGCCCAGGTCAGCCGTGAGTTCGGCGCCGACGGACGCGGCTCGCTCCAGCCGATGCTGCTCACCGCGGGCTCCGACCTGGATGCCAAGGCGGTCTATCCCGGCACCGTCCGCTTCGCCGAGGAGATGCGCCAGCTCGGCCGGGTGGTGATCATTCACCATGCGAACGATCTACAGACGGTCTATGCTCAATGCGCGAGTCTTGAAGTTAGCGTTGGTGCCCAGGTCGCGCCCGGCACCCCGGTTTGTCGCTTGGCCCGTGATCCATCGACCCAGAGAGCTGAGTTGCTGTTCGACGTGCGCAACGCGGGCAAGCCGGTCGATCCGCGACGACTGCTGAGGTGA
- a CDS encoding glycosyltransferase family 4 protein, with the protein MTSSFQLSHGVGSAAGIDPLSRGSVEQVPCRVAFVSETWQPEINGVTHTLGQLVAQLGARGYPMQLVRPRPEDGGRDPAMEAELQVKALPVLDYDGVQMGITSPRRLRDHWRTHRPDVIYIATEGPLGLIALRVARRLGIPVVSGFHTNFDHYSQHYILLRIVRPFVRTFLKRFHNRTQITLVPTSAQAERMTKAGYRNVKVMGRGLDPARFSPRFRDLALRKTWGAGDDDCVALHVGRLAVEKNVTLLIEALEAMRAANPDQIAVIVGDGPLRKEAERRLPWVHFAGFLRDQALARHYASADLFLFPSLSETFGNVVTEAMASGLATLAFDYAAAGELIERGREGVTVACNNPAGFVAAATELAADTERVRAQGRAASARVSSLGWERIAETFIGHLHQAQEVGDARKDLSAV; encoded by the coding sequence GTGACCTCTTCGTTCCAACTCAGCCATGGCGTCGGTTCCGCCGCCGGTATCGATCCCCTCTCCAGGGGGTCGGTCGAGCAGGTGCCCTGCCGGGTCGCCTTCGTCAGTGAGACTTGGCAACCCGAGATCAACGGCGTCACCCATACGCTCGGGCAGCTGGTCGCTCAGCTCGGCGCTCGCGGCTATCCGATGCAGCTGGTACGCCCTCGTCCCGAGGATGGCGGCCGTGATCCGGCGATGGAAGCGGAGCTCCAGGTCAAAGCGCTGCCGGTGCTCGACTACGATGGCGTGCAGATGGGTATCACCAGCCCCCGGCGGCTGCGCGATCACTGGCGTACGCATCGCCCGGACGTGATCTACATCGCCACCGAAGGGCCGCTTGGCCTGATCGCGCTGCGCGTCGCCCGCCGGCTCGGCATTCCGGTGGTCAGTGGCTTCCATACCAATTTCGACCACTACAGTCAGCACTACATCCTGCTGCGCATCGTACGGCCCTTCGTACGCACCTTCCTCAAGCGCTTCCACAACCGTACCCAGATCACCCTGGTGCCGACCAGCGCCCAGGCCGAGCGCATGACCAAGGCGGGCTATCGCAACGTGAAGGTGATGGGACGCGGCCTGGATCCAGCGCGCTTTTCACCGCGTTTTCGCGATCTGGCGCTGCGCAAGACCTGGGGTGCCGGCGACGACGACTGCGTGGCGCTGCACGTCGGGCGCCTGGCGGTGGAGAAGAACGTCACCTTGCTGATCGAGGCGCTCGAGGCGATGCGCGCGGCCAATCCTGACCAGATCGCGGTGATCGTCGGCGATGGGCCGCTGCGCAAGGAGGCCGAGCGTCGCCTGCCGTGGGTTCACTTCGCAGGATTCCTGCGCGATCAGGCGCTGGCCAGACATTACGCCAGTGCCGACCTGTTTCTCTTCCCTTCGCTTTCGGAAACCTTCGGCAACGTCGTCACCGAGGCGATGGCCAGCGGCCTGGCCACGCTCGCCTTCGACTATGCGGCGGCCGGTGAGCTGATCGAGCGCGGTCGTGAAGGTGTCACCGTGGCGTGCAATAATCCCGCCGGTTTCGTCGCCGCGGCCACCGAGCTCGCCGCCGACACCGAGCGAGTCCGGGCCCAGGGCCGCGCCGCCAGCGCACGGGTCTCTTCCCTCGGCTGGGAGCGAATCGCCGAGACCTTCATAGGACATCTGCATCAGGCACAGGAGGTGGGGGATGCGCGAAAAGATCTATCCGCTGTTTAA
- a CDS encoding phosphatase PAP2 family protein, with the protein MREKIYPLFKRLDMIEWRACNRIARLGAYRPLLWLFRVASRLGDYPAWVVLCFSVPLFLGARGWLLAVSWGLCAAFGGLLYRLLKNQLCRERPYISFDIIPCTMPPLDRYSFPSGHTLHAVMFTTLVAYYVPALLVVVIPFSVTVILSRVILGLHYLTDVAAGALIGFAIARLGILAIDSSFPGWF; encoded by the coding sequence ATGCGCGAAAAGATCTATCCGCTGTTTAAGCGCCTCGACATGATCGAGTGGCGAGCCTGCAATCGCATCGCCCGGCTCGGTGCCTATCGGCCGCTGCTCTGGCTGTTTCGTGTCGCCAGCCGGCTCGGCGACTACCCCGCCTGGGTCGTGCTGTGCTTCAGCGTGCCGCTGTTCCTCGGTGCGCGGGGCTGGCTGCTGGCCGTGAGCTGGGGACTCTGCGCGGCCTTTGGCGGCCTGCTCTATCGCCTGCTGAAGAACCAACTGTGTCGTGAACGGCCCTACATCTCCTTCGACATCATCCCGTGCACGATGCCGCCGCTCGACCGCTACAGCTTTCCAAGCGGCCACACCCTGCATGCGGTGATGTTCACTACCCTGGTCGCCTACTACGTGCCGGCGCTATTGGTAGTGGTGATTCCCTTCTCGGTGACGGTGATCCTCTCGCGGGTGATCCTCGGCCTCCACTATCTTACCGATGTCGCCGCCGGCGCCTTGATCGGCTTCGCCATCGCACGGCTCGGCATCCTCGCCATCGATAGCTCCTTCCCCGGCTGGTTCTGA
- a CDS encoding alpha-ketoglutarate-dependent dioxygenase AlkB family protein encodes MTIESWQRVHPVHALWYRRNPFDERSTLRLLRSLDEELDWQRPDITLFGKRHPIPRSQVWMGAPDRRYRYSRTLFIPSPWRADLAELCQRVDAQAKALAASLGWPVPAPLDSVLINRYQNGDQRMGWHSDDEPELGFDPLIVSLSLGAARVMRFRPRPGTAGEPFGLSLEHGALLVMGPGVQRALQHALPPRKGAGLRINLTFRAIRHPAG; translated from the coding sequence GTGACGATCGAAAGCTGGCAGCGTGTCCACCCGGTCCATGCCTTGTGGTATCGACGTAACCCGTTCGATGAGCGCAGCACTCTGCGGCTGCTGCGCTCGCTCGACGAGGAACTCGACTGGCAGCGGCCCGACATCACCCTGTTCGGCAAGCGCCACCCCATCCCCCGCAGCCAGGTATGGATGGGCGCCCCCGATCGGCGCTATCGCTACTCGCGCACGCTCTTCATCCCCTCACCGTGGCGCGCGGACCTCGCCGAGCTGTGCCAACGCGTCGACGCGCAGGCCAAGGCGCTGGCCGCTTCGCTGGGCTGGCCGGTGCCAGCGCCGCTGGACAGCGTGCTGATCAACCGCTATCAGAATGGCGACCAGCGAATGGGCTGGCACAGCGACGACGAGCCCGAGCTCGGCTTCGATCCGCTGATCGTCTCGCTGAGCCTCGGCGCCGCCCGGGTGATGCGCTTCAGACCCCGCCCCGGTACCGCGGGCGAGCCATTCGGCCTGAGCCTAGAACACGGCGCCCTGCTGGTGATGGGCCCCGGAGTGCAGCGGGCACTGCAGCATGCGCTGCCACCCAGGAAAGGCGCGGGACTGCGGATCAACCTCACCTTCAGAGCGATCCGCCATCCCGCCGGCTGA
- the gcvT gene encoding glycine cleavage system aminomethyltransferase GcvT, whose protein sequence is MCSLKRTPLYSLHAEYGAKFVPFAGYEMPVQYALGVKREHEHTRAACGLFDVSHMGQVLLRGRDAAQSLEALAPGDFIDLEQGAQRYSFFTNPEGGLYDDFMTVNAGDHLYLVVNAACKDQDIALLRIGLDPSVDVVALDDRALLALQGPQAQAVMERICPEANRLLFMQHARFDVEGETLWISRSGYTGEDGFEISLPAAYAEAFARRLLGEPEVELVGLGARDSLRLEAGLCLYGHDIDEHTDPVSASLVWALAKCRRQGGEREGGFPGADVILPRLAARDELERRVGLLGEGRAPIREGTTLFDGEGREVGRVTSGTFGPTVGQPVAMGYVRAQAAALGTKLYAEVRGKRLPMEVVKLPFVPARYHRG, encoded by the coding sequence ATGTGTAGCCTCAAGCGCACGCCGCTTTACTCCCTTCATGCCGAATACGGCGCCAAGTTCGTGCCGTTCGCCGGCTACGAAATGCCGGTGCAGTACGCGCTGGGGGTCAAGCGCGAGCACGAACACACCCGCGCCGCCTGCGGGCTGTTCGACGTCTCCCACATGGGTCAGGTGCTGCTGCGCGGACGCGACGCGGCGCAGTCGCTGGAAGCGCTGGCGCCGGGAGACTTCATCGACCTCGAGCAGGGCGCCCAGCGCTACTCGTTCTTCACCAACCCGGAGGGCGGCCTTTATGACGACTTTATGACCGTCAATGCGGGGGACCACCTCTACCTGGTGGTCAACGCGGCTTGCAAGGACCAGGACATCGCGCTTTTGCGCATCGGTCTCGATCCGAGCGTCGATGTCGTGGCGCTCGACGATCGCGCGCTGCTCGCCCTGCAGGGGCCGCAGGCCCAGGCGGTGATGGAGAGAATCTGCCCCGAAGCCAACCGCCTGCTGTTCATGCAGCACGCGCGCTTCGACGTCGAGGGTGAAACCCTGTGGATCAGCCGCTCGGGCTATACCGGTGAGGACGGCTTCGAGATCTCGCTGCCGGCGGCCTACGCCGAGGCGTTCGCGCGCCGCCTGCTGGGCGAGCCTGAGGTCGAGCTGGTCGGCCTGGGCGCGCGGGATTCGCTGCGCCTCGAGGCGGGCCTGTGCCTTTACGGTCACGATATCGACGAGCACACCGATCCGGTGTCGGCCTCGCTGGTCTGGGCATTGGCCAAGTGCCGTCGCCAGGGCGGCGAACGCGAAGGCGGCTTCCCCGGTGCGGACGTGATCCTGCCGCGGTTGGCCGCGCGCGACGAGCTCGAGCGCCGGGTGGGGCTGCTTGGAGAGGGGCGTGCGCCGATACGCGAGGGCACCACGCTGTTCGACGGCGAAGGGCGCGAGGTAGGCAGGGTCACCTCGGGTACCTTCGGCCCCACCGTCGGGCAGCCGGTGGCGATGGGCTATGTGCGGGCACAGGCAGCGGCGCTCGGCACCAAGCTCTATGCCGAGGTGCGTGGCAAGCGGCTACCGATGGAGGTGGTCAAGCTGCCGTTCGTACCGGCTCGCTACCATCGCGGCTGA
- the gcvH gene encoding glycine cleavage system protein GcvH, whose product MSEIPQQLRYAESHEWVLDNGDGTVTIGITDHAQEALGDVVFVELPEIGRSLAAGDEFGVIESVKAASDLYAPVAGEVIEVNAELEDAPESVNEHPYADAWLLKLRLTDAEALEQLLDAEGYARLLDAQ is encoded by the coding sequence ATGAGCGAGATCCCCCAGCAGCTGCGCTACGCCGAAAGCCATGAATGGGTGCTCGACAATGGCGATGGCACCGTCACCATCGGCATCACCGACCACGCCCAGGAGGCCCTCGGCGACGTGGTCTTCGTCGAACTTCCCGAGATCGGCCGCAGTCTCGCCGCCGGTGACGAGTTCGGCGTGATCGAGTCGGTCAAGGCCGCCTCCGATCTCTATGCGCCGGTCGCCGGCGAAGTGATCGAAGTCAATGCCGAACTCGAAGACGCCCCCGAGAGCGTCAACGAGCACCCCTATGCCGATGCGTGGCTGCTCAAGCTGCGCCTCACCGATGCCGAGGCGCTCGAACAACTGCTCGACGCCGAAGGCTACGCGCGCCTGCTGGACGCGCAGTAA